The Chitinophaga niabensis genomic interval GGTTGGGGGCATGTGAACCCTACACAGGATGTTGTGGATGAGTACGCCATGGCCAACGGCCTGCCTATTACTGATCCCGCATCAGGTTATGACCCCCAGAAACCTTATGAGAACAGGGAGAAAAGGTTTTACCAGTCTATTGTATACGATGGTTCTACCTGGCTGGGTGATGTGATGATCATGAAACAGGGTGTTGGAAGTTTGAATGCCACAGACCTGAATAACAGCAGCATTTCCACCAGGACCGGTTATTATATCCGCAAGGGCATCAACCCCAAATATGCAACCGCTTCCAATAACCTGAACAGCGCGAACTGGATCATTTTCCGGTATGCGGAAGTATTGCTGAGTTATGCGGAAGCAAGAAATGAAGCTACCGGTCCTGATCAGTCTGTATACGATGCCATCAATGCTATCAGGAAAAGATCGGAACTACCGGACCTTACGCCCGGTATGAACCAAAACCAGCTGCGTATAGCTATCCAAAGGGAAAGAAGGGTAGAGTTGGCCTTTGAAGACAAACGGCTGCCAGACCTGCTGCGTTTAAAATTAGCAGAAGTGATCCTGAATAATCCCGTACATGCTATAAAGATTGAAATGGTGAATAACGTATGGGTATACACTATCGTACCTGCTGGTGGAGGTAATCGCGCTTTCTTCCCCAATAAGAATTATTTCCTGCCCATTCCGCAATCAGCAATGGACAAGAACAGCAAACTGGTTCAGAATCCGAATTATTTATAAGTGCGGGCATGTTTTATTATATTTAAGAAGCCTAATTATATGAAACATTGGACGAGAATAGCAATCATAGTAAGCATCATCAGTAATGCTGCTATTGCACAGACAACGGTAAACGTGGACTTTTCAAAAGAACTCGGCCCTATGAAAATAGAGCAGATGGCTTTAGGCCAGGGAGGCCTTTCTGAAGAGCCGATGTTAAGTAAACGTATTCCTGAGATCAGGGCATTGCACCCTGCCATCATCCGGCTTTTTGTGACGGATTATTATGATGTGCTGCCTGAAAAAGGGAAATACCACTTTACAACGCTGGACAGTATGATCACTAACATACTGCAGACCGGTGCCAAACCCTTCATGAGCTTTTGCCTGAAACCAAGGACATTCTTCCCGGTCATAGATCAGGATATAGTAGAGCCGAACGATTACCAGGGCTGGGAACAGTTTGTATATGACGTGGTACGACATTATGTAGATAAGGGAACCGGAATAAAATATTGGGAAGTAGGAAATGAAGTAGATATAGGAGAAGACGGCGGCACACCCTACCGGTTTAAACCGGAAAGTTATGCACGTTATTATAAACATACTGTAAGTGCCATATTACGCGCGGACCCCACTGCAAAAGTAGGGGGGCCCGCATTGGCGAATTATAGATCACCGATCCTGCCTGAACTGCTCCGTGTTTGTTCAGCAGAAAAACTGCCATTACATTTTGTGTCCTGGCATAATTATAACAACAGCCCAACCTTCATCAGAAGCCAGATAGAATATGTAAAGGAAATGCTGAAAGGCCACCCTGATCTGCATCCGGAAACCATTATGAACGAATGGAACATGCACCTGTTCAACCCCCCGCTGGATCCAAAGTTTCAGCCATGTTTTATCACAGAAACTATCTGGCAGATGAAAGATGCAGGATTGGACTGGTCTTGTTACTACCAGATCAAAGATTGGTACGTGAACTATGAAACCTTTGCAAAGATCTTCTCTGCACATGGCGCTGCTTTTATGAGCCGCTGGTGGAACCGTCAGGCACAATTCAGTGGACTCATAGATTACCAGGACCATGTACGCCCTGCCTACTTTTCTTTCAAATTATTATCCCGTTTGGCAGGGCTGCAATTAGAACTGAATACGAACAGCAAAACAGTACACGGCTTTGCCACACATGACCCAAAGTTGCAGATGCACAATATGCTGTTATGGAATTTCTCGGAACAGGCTGTAAAAGTAAAAGTGCAATTGAAAGCGCTTCCCAAAGATATGCAGGTACGCCATATTGTACTCGATGCGGAAGGAGGAGGAGATGATGAAAACCAGCGCCTGCGCCCTGATCCTTTCGAGAAAATTAAAAAGGGCGATCAGTTGGTAGAAGTAACGTTAAAACCATGGGCAGTACACTACTGGTCGTTCGAATAGATATAAAATATGATTGTAGACATTCACACGCATGTTTTCCGGCCTGATACAGATTTTGGCCCAAAGTTACTGGCCGATATGAAGCGCTGTAATATAGATCCAACTATCTGGAGGGGACTGGGTGAAAAACATCTGGAGAGCACAAAGGCTGCGGATGTGGCCATTGTGTTCGGTTTGCAGGCATCAGCAACAGACTGGAATATTCCTAATGATATAGTGGCAGCGCATGTAGCGCTTGCGCCACATCGTTTGTTGTTCTTTGCATCTATAGATCCTGCATTACCTGATTTTATGGAAGAGCTGGAAAAATGCCACCGGCAGGATGGTGCGGTAGGCGTGAAAATGTCCCCCTTATATCAGGATGTACATCCCGGCGATCCAAGATGTTATCAGATCTACCGCTATTGCGAAAAGCATGGTTTGCCGATCCTCTTTCATGCCGGTACTTCATTTGTAAGCGGCACACCGCTGGATTATTCCCGCCCTGTGCATTTTGATAAAGTAGCAGTGGATTTCCCGGAACTCAGAATGGTGCTGGCACATCTGGGCCATCCCTGGGAAGGAGAAACCATTGCTGTTATCCGCAGGCATGCAAATGTATATGCAGATCTGTCTGCATTATATTACAGGCCATGGCAGTTCTATAATTCCATGCAATTGCTGGTGGAATACCGCACGCATGAAAAAGTATTGTTCGGATCTGACTTTCCGTTCACTACCACCGCAGATTCAATAAACGGTGTGCGCAACATAAATCACATACTGGCCAACAGCGGCCTTCCATCCATCCCCCAAGAAGTAACGGAGGGTATCATACACCGGAACACACTGGAGTTATTAGGTTTACCTGATCCTGGAAAATGAAACAAAGTATGCAGGCATTACAAATGAAAGGGTTGAATACACTGGTGAAAACAGAAGTACCCGTTCCTGTTCCGGGAGCCGGAGATGTATTGATACAAACATTGGCCGCAACAATCTGCACTTCAGATCTGCACGATCTGAAAAGCAATCCTTTCGGCATCACCTATCCAAGAATACTTGGGCATGAAGCCGTTGGAATAATCGTAGCCTGTGGCCGGGAAGTAAGGAATTTATCGCTCGGTACCCGCGTAGCGGTACATCCTGTTGTTCCCTGCGGTAAATGTGAGGAGTGTAAAAGAGGATTGGCACATATCTGTTCCAATATGGGGCATCTTGGATATGACAGAGATGGAAGTTTCGCAGAATACTTTACACAAAGAGCGGATAGGGTGATCCCTTTACCTGAAAATGTATTAAATGCTACAGGCACATTACTGGAACCGGTGGCAGTTTGTTTACAGGCCATAGCCCGCGCAGGTGATATAAAAGGGCGCACTGTATTAATTGCAGGAGATGGCCCTTTTGGAAATATCATCGCCCGCCTGGCCAAAAGAGCAGGTGCAGCACGTGTGATCGTAACAGGTAAAGTGCCGTTCCGTTTGCAAAGCATCCCGGATGTTGAAATACCGGATGCTGATCCGGTGAGATGTGTGGACGTGGCTATATTAGCCGTTAGCTCACAGGATGCGCTGGCCACTTGTATGAAAGCCCTTCGCCCTCGTGGCAGACTGGTTGTTTTCAGTGCACTGAAAGACCCCGTGGCAATTGATCTGTTCGCACTTCATTTATCTGAATTAGAGATCGTAGGCGCCTGTAATGATGAAGACCGGATGGAAGAAGCATTGGAATGCCTGCAGGACGAAACATTAAACTTAGCAGACATCATCACACACCAGGTACACTTTGAAAACTGGGAGGAAGCATTTTCTCTTGTTCGGTATAAGCACGATAAAGCATTAAAAGTAGCTATCATTTTTAACTGATCGCATGAAAATAACAAACGTAGAAGCATTTATACTGCAATCGCCATTTGAGATCCGTTCTCCTGAAGGCAGTGATGAAGCAAGAGGTGTAAAACATTGCCTGCTACTGAAAGTAAGCACAGATGAAGGTATTACAGGATGGTCTGATGTGGAAACATCTCCGCATGTAGGAGAAGCAGTTGTTAATGCACCGGAAAGCGGAGCAGGTGTATTTGAAGGATTACG includes:
- a CDS encoding GH39 family glycosyl hydrolase translates to MKHWTRIAIIVSIISNAAIAQTTVNVDFSKELGPMKIEQMALGQGGLSEEPMLSKRIPEIRALHPAIIRLFVTDYYDVLPEKGKYHFTTLDSMITNILQTGAKPFMSFCLKPRTFFPVIDQDIVEPNDYQGWEQFVYDVVRHYVDKGTGIKYWEVGNEVDIGEDGGTPYRFKPESYARYYKHTVSAILRADPTAKVGGPALANYRSPILPELLRVCSAEKLPLHFVSWHNYNNSPTFIRSQIEYVKEMLKGHPDLHPETIMNEWNMHLFNPPLDPKFQPCFITETIWQMKDAGLDWSCYYQIKDWYVNYETFAKIFSAHGAAFMSRWWNRQAQFSGLIDYQDHVRPAYFSFKLLSRLAGLQLELNTNSKTVHGFATHDPKLQMHNMLLWNFSEQAVKVKVQLKALPKDMQVRHIVLDAEGGGDDENQRLRPDPFEKIKKGDQLVEVTLKPWAVHYWSFE
- a CDS encoding zinc-dependent alcohol dehydrogenase translates to MQALQMKGLNTLVKTEVPVPVPGAGDVLIQTLAATICTSDLHDLKSNPFGITYPRILGHEAVGIIVACGREVRNLSLGTRVAVHPVVPCGKCEECKRGLAHICSNMGHLGYDRDGSFAEYFTQRADRVIPLPENVLNATGTLLEPVAVCLQAIARAGDIKGRTVLIAGDGPFGNIIARLAKRAGAARVIVTGKVPFRLQSIPDVEIPDADPVRCVDVAILAVSSQDALATCMKALRPRGRLVVFSALKDPVAIDLFALHLSELEIVGACNDEDRMEEALECLQDETLNLADIITHQVHFENWEEAFSLVRYKHDKALKVAIIFN
- a CDS encoding amidohydrolase family protein, with amino-acid sequence MIVDIHTHVFRPDTDFGPKLLADMKRCNIDPTIWRGLGEKHLESTKAADVAIVFGLQASATDWNIPNDIVAAHVALAPHRLLFFASIDPALPDFMEELEKCHRQDGAVGVKMSPLYQDVHPGDPRCYQIYRYCEKHGLPILFHAGTSFVSGTPLDYSRPVHFDKVAVDFPELRMVLAHLGHPWEGETIAVIRRHANVYADLSALYYRPWQFYNSMQLLVEYRTHEKVLFGSDFPFTTTADSINGVRNINHILANSGLPSIPQEVTEGIIHRNTLELLGLPDPGK